The Polynucleobacter sp. HIN7 genomic interval AGAGAAACTCTGTTTACACACAACTTATCCACAGCTTATCCCCTGTACTTTTGCTTGTGGATAACTTTTAACACTGGCTACAATCGATACCTAATTTCGTATGAGCAAACCCGATCTACCCCCCCTTCTTATGCACCCAAATCCATTGGGTTTTTGGGATTTAGCTCTGGAAACCCTGGCCAAAGAGCTCTCACCACAACAATTCAAAACCTGGATTCAACCACTTAAAATAAAGGGTTACGACGAAAGTGAGCGGTTACTATTAATTGGCGCGCCCAACCCCTTTAAGCTTGACTGGATCAAACGGACCTTTTCTACAAGGCTCCATGAAATCGCCTCTTCCTATTTTGGGGGGCCGGTTAACCTTCAATTTACACTCGGTGCCGATCCATCAAAAAACATCACCAAAATACCTGGTCCCGGCTTTCGCCCCGAAGGTTTAACTGAGGGCGCCGCTGGCACCGCCGTATCGACAGGGCCCACATTAATTGCTGAGGGTTTGGGGGCTGAGCCTGATGAGGCTTCCCAAACCAACCTTGGTGCCGCGCTTGCTGACCGCGAACACTCCAAGCTGAATCCTGGTCTAACCTTTGAGAGCTTTGTTACTGGCAAAGCAAATCAACTGGCTCGCGCAGCCTCCATTCAGGTTGCCCACAATCCTGGGGCATCTTATAACCCAATGTTTTTGTATGGCGGCGTTGGTTTAGGAAAAACCCATTTAATCCACGCAATTGGCAACCATCTTCTAAAAGAAAAGCCGGATGCCAAAATTCGGTACATACACGCCGAACAGTATGTGTCAGATGTCGTTAGAGCATATCAACAAAAGGCGTTTGATCGGTTTAAGCGCTATTACCACTCCTTAGACCTTTTGTTAATTGATGACATTCAGTTTTTTGGTGGCAAGTCGCGCACCCAAGAGGAGTTCTTTTATGCCTTTGAAGCCCTCATTAGCAATGGGGCACAGGTCATTATTACTAGCGATACCTATCCAAAAGAAATGGAGGGCATCGATGAGCGGTTGATTTCTCGTTTTGATTCCGGACTAACTGTCGCTATTGAACCCCCAGAACTTGAAATGCGAGTAGCAATTTTGATGAAGAAAGCCGCAGCCGAAGGCATTCCAATGGGTGAGGATGTTGCATTTTTTGTTGCTAAACACCTACGCTCCAACATTCGGGAGCTAGAGGGGGCGCTAAGGAAAATTTTGGCTTACGTTCATTTTCATGGCAAAGAAGTCAATATTGAGGTGGCCCGCAGCGCCCTTAAGGATCTTTTATCAATTCAGAACCGCCAAATTTCGGTTGAAAGTATCCAAAAAGTGGTTGCCAGCTTCTATAACATCAAGGTTGCCGACATGTACTCCAAAAAGCGGCCCGCCAATATTGCCCGACCCAGGCAAATCGCGATGTTTATTGCCAAGGAGCTAACCCAAAAAAGTCTGCCTGAAATTGGTGAACTTTTTGGCGGCAGAGACCATACTACGGTTTTGCATGCGGTTCGCAAAATTGCTGAGGAGCGCCAACACGACTCTCACCTTAACCACGAACTGCATGTGCTTGAGCAGAGTTTGAAAAACTAGCCTGTGGATAAGCCTGTGGAAGGCAAATGGGATAACCCTGTTAATAGGTGATTGATAAGTTTGTGAATAAGCAGTTTGTCTTTTTTGAACCAAACCCTTGTTCACAATTTTTCCATACCTTATACCGAACTTATCCACACCAATTTTTCTCAAAAAGAGCCTGATTTCACTATAAAATTTAACTTATCAACAGAAAAAATCGGTCTTATTATTACTACGATATAAATATAAAAAGGAATTTAAAAACAATGCAACTAATCAACGCTACCCGAGATGAATTGCTAAAACCATTACAGGTGGTTAGTGGTATTGTTGAGCGCCGTCATACCTTAGCAATTTTGGCGAATTTACTTTTTAAAAAGACGGGGTCTTCGGTCTCGTTTGTTTCTACCGATATCGAAATACAAATTACGACTAAGGCGAATTTTGGAGTTGGTGATGATGATGTCACCACAACAGTTGGCGCACGAAAAATTTTAGATATTTTGCGAGCTCTACCAGAGGGCCCTGTAAGCCTTAATCTTAAAGATAACAAACTGGTGGTGCAAAGCGGTAAGAGCCGGTTTTCTCTTCAAACCTTAGCCGCCTCCGAATTTCCTGTCATGCAAACCCACTCTGAAGCTCAGGCAAGCTGGGGGATGAGTCAAAGAAAATTCCGTCAACTCATCAGTCAAGTGTATTTCGCAATGGCTCAGCAAGATATACGCTATTACTTAAACGGAATGCTTTTAGTTGTGGATGGCAAGGATGTGATTGCGGTTGCAACCGATGGTCATCGTCTTGCTTATAGCCACACCGAGCTTGATGCGAGCCCCACAGGAAATGGTCAAAAACAAGAAATTATTATTCCTCGTAAAACGATTTTAGAGTGTCAACATTTGTTGCAGGATACAGACGAGGCGGTTGACATTAGTATTAGCAATAATCAAATCAAATTCACTTTTGGGGATATCGAATTAATCTCGAAGTTGGTCGAGGGTAAGTTTCCAGACTATCAGAGAGTAATTCCAAAGGGGCACAAAAATACACTTTCTGTAAATCGTGAAGTTTTGCAGGCAGCGTTGCAGCGGGCGGCTATTTTGACAACCGAAAAGTTTAAAGGTGTTCGCTTTTCACTAACAACTAACAAAATTACGATACAGTCTACAAACGCGGAGCAAGAAGAGGCCCAAGAGGAAATTGAAACCAATTATGCTGGCGACGCCGTTGAGATTGGGTTTAACGTTAGCTATCTTCTTGATGTCTTGGCTAATATTAAAAACGAAGAAATTCAAATCAGTCTTGGTGATGCTAACAGTAGCGCTGTTATTACATTACCCGGATCAGAGGCGTTTAAATACGTTGTAATGCCAATGCGCATTTAAGTTTTGATGCCCAATAAGTTCAAAGAAGAAAATTCATGTCTTTAGAAAATCAAACTAACGAGCAATATGGCGCCTCTTCGATCCAGATATTAGAGGGCTTGGAGGCAGTTCGTAAGCGTCCGGGGATGTACATTGGTGATACCTCCGATGGCACTGGCTTACATCACCTAGTATTTGAGGTTCTTGACAATTCGATTGACGAAGCTCTAGCAGGGTACTGTACCGAGATTTCGGTTGTGATTCACACCGACAACTCTATTTCAATTATCGACAATGGCCGAGGTGTTCCAACTGGCATTAAGTTTGATGATAAGCATGAGCCAAAACGTAGCGCCGCAGAAATCGTAATGACAGAACTTCATGCGGGTGGCAAATTTGATCAGAATTCCTATAAGGTCTCAGGTGGGCTTCACGGCGTTGGAGTTAGTTGTGTAAACGCCCTTTCAAAATGGCTGCGCTTAACCATTCGACGTGACGGCAAGATTCATCACATGGAGTTTGCTCGCGGCGTTGTTCAAAACCGGAACATCCAAACAGAAAATGGGGTTGAGGTTTCCCCAATTTCAATAACAGGTGAAACGGATCTTCGAGGCACAGAGGTTAACTTTCTTGCAGATGAAGAGATTTTTGGCAACATTGAGTATCACTATGAAATTCTTGTAAAACGAATACGCGAACTTTCGTTCTTAAATAACGGCGTTCATATTCGTCTTGTTGATCAGCGTAGCGGCCAAGAAGAGGACTTTGCTTTTTCTGGCGGTGTGCGGGGCTTTGTTGAGTACATCAACCAAACCAAAACTGTTTTGCACCCAAACATTTTCCATGCGCTTGCTGAGCGCCCATCGGATTTGGGTGGCCAAATCACCGTTGAGGTTGCGATGCAGTGGAATGATGGATACAACGAACAAGTTTTATGTTTTACCAATAACATTCCTCAGCGCGATGGCGGCACACATCTAACGGGGTTACGCGCGGCAATGACTCGTGTCATCAATAAATATATCGATGAAAATGAGATTGCGAAAAAAGCAAAGGTCGAGATTTCTGGCGATGATATGCGCGAGGGCCTTACATGCGTTCTTTCAGTGAAGGTTCCGGAACCTAAGTTTTCAAGCCAAACCAAAGATAAGTTGGTGTCAAGTGAGGTCCGGGGTCCTGTCGAGGAGGTAGTAGCCCAGGCACTTGCAGAATATTTAGCTGAAAAACCACAGGATGCAAAAATCCTGTGCGGCAAGATTGTGGATGCCGCAAAGGCGCGCGAGGCTGCACGTAAGGCTCGTGAGATGACCCGTCGCAAAGGGGCGCTCGACGGCATTGGCCTACCGGGCAAGCTCGCTGATTGCCAAGAAAAAGACCCCGCCAAATCGGAGTTGTTTATTGTCGAGGGAGACTCTGCCGGCGGCTCGGCCAAACAGGGGCGCGATCGAAAGTTCCAAGCAATCTTACCGCTAAAGGGCAAGATTCTAAATGTGGAAAAAGCGCGTTTTGACAAGATGCTAGGAAGCCAAGAGGTGGTTACCTTAATTACGGTTTTGGGCACCGGCATTGGTGCCGAAGAATACAAAGCCGATAAATTGCGCTATCACCGCATCATTATCATGACCGACGCCGATGTAGATGGCAGCCATATCCGCACCTTGCTCCTAACTTTCTTTTACCGCCAAATGCCAGAATTAATTGAGCGCGGACATGTTTATATAGCTCAGCCCCCTCTTTATAAAGTGAAGTTTGGTAAGAGCGAGCAGTACATTAAAGATGATGCTGAATTAAATCAACTGTTGTTTAGGGTTGCGCTTGAGCAAGCCTCTATTGAGACCCCAACAGGTGAGAAGATCGTTGGTCAAGAGCTAGAGGATCTTGCAAAACACTATCAAAATATTCAAGCGGTGGTTGACCGATTATCAAGAACGATGGACGAAGATGCTCTCAGAGCGGTTGCCGCGGGCGTAACCCTCAATTTTGATACAGAAGCCCTAGCCAACGATTCAGCCCGTCGCCTACAAGAGGCATTCTCACAAAACGCAAATCTCTTATCGATTCCTACCGATATTGTGGTTCAAAAGGAAGAGAGAACCGAGCGCTATCGACTGCTGTTATCTAAACGAGTCCATGGTAATTTAAAAATCTCAGTGATTAGTTCTGACTTTGTGGCAAGCGATGATTATCAAAGCCTAATGAATGCCGCCCTATCGCTTGCCGGGAAGGTTCCCCAGGGCAGCCGCGTGCGGCGCGGAGATCCCGAGAAATCCAACAAAGAGAGTGTGATTGCTGATTTCCGCGGAGCGTTTGAGTGGCTTCTCTCCGAGGCCGAGCGCTCGATTAGTCGTCAACGGTATAAAGGCTTGGGTGAAATGAATCCCCAGCAGCTCTGGGAAACCACAATGGACGCAAGCACCAGAAGACTGTTGCGCGTACAAATCGAAGACGCCATCATGGCCGATCAGGTGTTTACAACTTTAATGGGTGATGAGGTTGATCCTCGACGTGCTTTTATTGAAAAGAATGCTTTAATCGCACGCAATTTAGATATCTAGCCTCATGAAAAATAACAAAGCCCCGAAAACCGTGGCCAAATCATCCATTGCCGTTAAAAACTCGAAAATCCACGGTCGTGGGGTTTTTGTAAAAAAAGAAATTCCAAAGGGCTCGGCAATCATTGAATACATTGGGGAGCGGATTAGCTGGAAGGGGGCTCTGCGTCGCCATCCACATGATCCAGAACAACCGAACCACACCTTTTATTTTTCTTTGGAAGACGGTCGGGTCATTGATGCGAATGTTGGCGGTAATGCGGCGCGCTGGATTAACCACTCCTGTAAACCAAATTGCAAGGCAGACGAAATCTCGGTCGACGGCGAGGGGCGCGTATTTATTTTTGCAAAACGCAAGCTTCTTCCCGGCGAAGAGCTTTTCTATGACTATTCCTTAAATTTAGAC includes:
- the dnaA gene encoding chromosomal replication initiator protein DnaA, giving the protein MHPNPLGFWDLALETLAKELSPQQFKTWIQPLKIKGYDESERLLLIGAPNPFKLDWIKRTFSTRLHEIASSYFGGPVNLQFTLGADPSKNITKIPGPGFRPEGLTEGAAGTAVSTGPTLIAEGLGAEPDEASQTNLGAALADREHSKLNPGLTFESFVTGKANQLARAASIQVAHNPGASYNPMFLYGGVGLGKTHLIHAIGNHLLKEKPDAKIRYIHAEQYVSDVVRAYQQKAFDRFKRYYHSLDLLLIDDIQFFGGKSRTQEEFFYAFEALISNGAQVIITSDTYPKEMEGIDERLISRFDSGLTVAIEPPELEMRVAILMKKAAAEGIPMGEDVAFFVAKHLRSNIRELEGALRKILAYVHFHGKEVNIEVARSALKDLLSIQNRQISVESIQKVVASFYNIKVADMYSKKRPANIARPRQIAMFIAKELTQKSLPEIGELFGGRDHTTVLHAVRKIAEERQHDSHLNHELHVLEQSLKN
- the dnaN gene encoding DNA polymerase III subunit beta, whose protein sequence is MQLINATRDELLKPLQVVSGIVERRHTLAILANLLFKKTGSSVSFVSTDIEIQITTKANFGVGDDDVTTTVGARKILDILRALPEGPVSLNLKDNKLVVQSGKSRFSLQTLAASEFPVMQTHSEAQASWGMSQRKFRQLISQVYFAMAQQDIRYYLNGMLLVVDGKDVIAVATDGHRLAYSHTELDASPTGNGQKQEIIIPRKTILECQHLLQDTDEAVDISISNNQIKFTFGDIELISKLVEGKFPDYQRVIPKGHKNTLSVNREVLQAALQRAAILTTEKFKGVRFSLTTNKITIQSTNAEQEEAQEEIETNYAGDAVEIGFNVSYLLDVLANIKNEEIQISLGDANSSAVITLPGSEAFKYVVMPMRI
- the gyrB gene encoding DNA topoisomerase (ATP-hydrolyzing) subunit B — its product is MSLENQTNEQYGASSIQILEGLEAVRKRPGMYIGDTSDGTGLHHLVFEVLDNSIDEALAGYCTEISVVIHTDNSISIIDNGRGVPTGIKFDDKHEPKRSAAEIVMTELHAGGKFDQNSYKVSGGLHGVGVSCVNALSKWLRLTIRRDGKIHHMEFARGVVQNRNIQTENGVEVSPISITGETDLRGTEVNFLADEEIFGNIEYHYEILVKRIRELSFLNNGVHIRLVDQRSGQEEDFAFSGGVRGFVEYINQTKTVLHPNIFHALAERPSDLGGQITVEVAMQWNDGYNEQVLCFTNNIPQRDGGTHLTGLRAAMTRVINKYIDENEIAKKAKVEISGDDMREGLTCVLSVKVPEPKFSSQTKDKLVSSEVRGPVEEVVAQALAEYLAEKPQDAKILCGKIVDAAKAREAARKAREMTRRKGALDGIGLPGKLADCQEKDPAKSELFIVEGDSAGGSAKQGRDRKFQAILPLKGKILNVEKARFDKMLGSQEVVTLITVLGTGIGAEEYKADKLRYHRIIIMTDADVDGSHIRTLLLTFFYRQMPELIERGHVYIAQPPLYKVKFGKSEQYIKDDAELNQLLFRVALEQASIETPTGEKIVGQELEDLAKHYQNIQAVVDRLSRTMDEDALRAVAAGVTLNFDTEALANDSARRLQEAFSQNANLLSIPTDIVVQKEERTERYRLLLSKRVHGNLKISVISSDFVASDDYQSLMNAALSLAGKVPQGSRVRRGDPEKSNKESVIADFRGAFEWLLSEAERSISRQRYKGLGEMNPQQLWETTMDASTRRLLRVQIEDAIMADQVFTTLMGDEVDPRRAFIEKNALIARNLDI
- a CDS encoding SET domain-containing protein: MAKSSIAVKNSKIHGRGVFVKKEIPKGSAIIEYIGERISWKGALRRHPHDPEQPNHTFYFSLEDGRVIDANVGGNAARWINHSCKPNCKADEISVDGEGRVFIFAKRKLLPGEELFYDYSLNLDEKPTKKLLKEYACYCGHKKCRGTMLDID